The following proteins are encoded in a genomic region of Candidatus Atribacteria bacterium:
- the nadA gene encoding quinolinate synthase NadA, with the protein MNNIVNSLQKNNLVKEILAWKKRRDAVILAHVYQPGEIQDIADFTGDSLFLSQQAAKTQAKIILFCGVQFMAETASILSPKKIVLLPEINAGCPLADMAPAEKVKSKIKELPEVVVVSYVNSSAAVKSLSDYCCTSANAVQIAQAISAEKDILFLPDMNLANYVAREAKRKIIPWSGFCPTHHLLTKEEVVKMKKLHPQALLLVHPECRPEVCDLADYIGSTRGIINFASNNQVKEFIIGTELGILYPLKKNNPNKIFFSASNNMICPNMKLITLEKVLYSLQNMVFQITVPEEISRKSLIALNRMIEIT; encoded by the coding sequence ATGAACAATATAGTTAATTCCCTCCAAAAAAATAATTTAGTTAAAGAGATATTAGCTTGGAAGAAAAGAAGAGATGCTGTAATTTTAGCCCATGTCTATCAACCTGGTGAAATTCAGGATATCGCTGATTTTACAGGTGATTCTCTATTCCTCAGCCAGCAAGCTGCTAAGACTCAAGCAAAAATTATTTTATTTTGCGGAGTTCAATTTATGGCTGAAACTGCCTCTATTCTATCTCCAAAAAAAATTGTTCTCCTTCCTGAAATTAACGCCGGATGCCCTCTAGCTGATATGGCACCAGCCGAAAAAGTAAAAAGTAAAATAAAGGAACTGCCCGAAGTAGTCGTCGTTTCATATGTAAATTCGTCAGCAGCTGTAAAATCGTTAAGTGACTACTGCTGCACTTCTGCCAATGCTGTTCAAATTGCTCAAGCTATTTCCGCTGAAAAAGATATTTTATTTCTTCCCGATATGAATTTGGCTAATTATGTTGCAAGGGAAGCAAAACGAAAAATAATTCCCTGGTCGGGCTTCTGCCCCACTCATCATCTCTTAACCAAAGAGGAAGTGGTCAAAATGAAAAAATTACATCCTCAAGCTTTACTTTTAGTACATCCTGAATGTCGCCCTGAAGTATGTGATTTAGCTGATTATATTGGCAGTACCAGGGGAATTATTAATTTTGCCAGCAATAATCAAGTTAAAGAATTTATCATCGGTACAGAATTGGGTATCTTATACCCTTTAAAAAAGAATAATCCAAATAAAATATTTTTCTCAGCTTCTAATAACATGATCTGTCCTAATATGAAACTTATCACCTTAGAAAAAGTTCTCTATTCTCTACAAAATATGGTCTTTCAAATCACCGTACCGGAAGAAATAAGCCGAAAATCTTTAATAGCATTAAATCGTATGATTGAAATTACCTAA